The following nucleotide sequence is from Kiritimatiella glycovorans.
GCGGCGACCATCCATGATATGGCGCGGTGTTTCATTTTATCCTCCCAGGATTCTTTTTCGTTCTTTATACAGAACCTCGTCGCGGCCAGCAAATTTACCGGAACACCACGACTGTTACAGACGGGCATTCCGCGTGGAATGTAACCATGGTGCTGCCGGGATCGCCGCCGAACCACTGGCGCCAGACAGGGGCCCCCTCCTCCACCACGGCCATGCCGTCGAACGGGACCCGCGTCAGCGAATCCTTCATCATGCCGAGATAGCGGTCCCAGTTCTTTCGGACAAACGTCCGGCCCTCTGCGCGGTCTGCAGCCATCACGGTATAGCCGCCTTCCGAGACCACGGTCGCCGGTTCTCCGCGGTGTTCCCTGTGTTTCTCCGAGAGCAGGCCCGCGGCCTCCAGGTCGCGGCGGATCACGTCATAGACCGAGGTCTCACGGTTGAAGACCAGTTGCTCCGCAGCCTTCAGCCGCGTCGGGAGAACCTCGCCCGGAAGGTCGACGATCAGTTCGCCGGATTCATGTTTTTCCCGATCGACGTTCCAGTTCGCGACCACGAGAATCGCTTCGTCGCGTTTTACCGAGAGCATGGCTTTCTGCGTATGGCCGTGATCTTCGGACGCGGTGACCGGAACGGTGTAGAGCGCGCCTCCGCGCATCCGTTCAAACACGTGATACAGCCAGGCGTGCCCCTGCATCAGGACGTGATCGCCATCGATCCACTCAAAGATGCCCCAGTGCCAGAGGCGATCGCAGCCGACTTCCTTCATCTCCGCTATGGTATGCAGATTCTGGGCGGCCCCGCGCGCGCCGGTATCGAGTCCGTAGACGCCGCCCTCGGTGTTCAGGTGCGGTCCGTACTCATGCACTTCGCGCGAGATACCCTCGTGCTTCGGCGCAATACCTTCGATCGTCTCCCACAACCGCTCGAATTCCGGCACACGCTGATCGGGATGGATGTTGCCGAATTTGCCGGGCTTGGGATTGCTGGAGAAGTAGTAGAACGACCGCGCGAGGAAGTCGAACGGGGCCCCGATCTCTCCGGTGGCGCGGTTGGTGCCGTTCGCGCAGTGCTCGGCCAGATCGAAGATGCTGACGTTCCCTTCGACCAGGCCCTCGAAGGTATCGAAGTTCCCGTGCGGCATCGACCGGTTGAACGGCCCGAACTTCGCCCCGGGCAGGACCTCCTTCACGGCGGCCGCGGCGTGGTCATAGGTCTGCAGGAACTCCTCATACGTCCCGTCGAAGCGCCGCCGATCCTGCATCTCGGTTCCCATGCGGAACCGGAGACGGTTCGCGTACGAAGCCCCGTAGAGCCGCTTCAACTCCAGGCACATCTCGCGGATAAAGGTCTGCCATTCATTGAAATCGGACGGCGGAGCGGCCTGTCCGTACGTCCCCTTGCGAGGTTCGTCGGGCAGGCAGTAGGGGACGTTGTCGAGCACGAGTGTGAGGTCATATCCGCGTGTAACATACGGATCCAGCCGCGCCTTGAGCAGGTCCCAGCGGTAAAAGAGTTCGCCCGAATCATTCCGCCCGACGAGGTCGTTCGGATCGTTATGCCGGTCGGGCGGGAGCTTGGGATCATGCCATCCGCCGAGCAGTCGCACGACGGACAGGTGGTCGGCAAACGGCGCCTCGATGTCGGCCTCCTTCTTCGGGTACGGGAAGTCCGTCTCCTGCAGCCAGTCGGGCATATCCCGTAACCACATGGCTTTGGCGAGGGTGCGATCCAGGACCGCCGTGTTGCGGTAAAACCCGTCCATCGTCCCGAGCGCCAGGATCTCCTCTTCCGCCTCCGCACCGAAAACTCCGCAAGCCAGTGCAACTCCCGTCAATATGACCCGTATTCTCCGCTTCATCGCTCCACCTTTCTTAATATTTCGCCTTATGTAAATGTATTCACTCCGTCCTGGCAAGGCTGGCTGACGCCTTATTCAACGCGTTTCCTGATCGTGCGGACCGTGAAATATCTGATGACGCTCGGACCACGACCAGCTCGCCGGATCGAGTTCCAGGGGGTTCCGTGGCCGGGTATGATCCTCCATGTATTGCAGCGTCGCGGGCCAGGCCTCCAGGCCACTCAAAGCGTCCATCGCACGCACGTTCTGCCATCCTACGATATTCGCGGCCTGAACAGCCTCTTCCGGACCGAACCCGCGCATGAAGGCGGAGAGGAATCCGGCGATCGAGGAGTCCCCCGACCCCGTCGCGGAGACGACCGGATCGGCGCGATACGAGGGACCCCAGAGTTCCCGGCCGGACCATGCCCGCGTGTCCCCGGGCCGCACCCGGCCCAGGTTCGCCCAGCGATCGGCCCCGGCGGTTCGAAGGTAAAATCCGCACTCCCCGCTCTTGAGGGTGACGGCTGCGGCGCCCCATTCGAGGGCGGAATCGGAAAGCGCACCATAATCATCCGGTTGATACGCCCGCACGGGGTCGCCGTCCTCCGCCTCGGATTCCCTGCGATGAAAGAGATCGCGGTCGAGCATGTAGGCGAGTTCTTCAATACTCGGCAGAAAGAGGTCGACGTGCGGCAGGACATTCCGAAGTACCGATGTCCAATCCAGCTCACCCGCCTCAGTCCCGGCGGCGGGCAGGGACATGTCCAGGCTGGTCGTCGCCCCGAGTTCCTTCGCGCGACGCATAATCACGGCGAGTTCCGCGCCGTCATCCCGATACAACCGCTTCATCGCGGGGGGATAACCCAGATGGAAGAGCCCCGCCGATTCTACGGCGGACCAATCGATATCCTCCGCACCGAAGGTGGCGTTCACGCCCTCGTGATGGAGGAAAATACGGTCCCGGCCGGGCACGGCGAGCACGACGGTGTACGACGAAGTTCCCTCGGGGTCGAGGGTCATCGACCGGCTGCGCTCTTCCCCGAGAATCGCCCGCAGCGTGGTGCTCAACACGTCGTCGCCGGTCTTTCCGCACAGACTTACATCAAATCCCAGTTTGGCCAGCCCGATCCCGGTGTTCGGCACCGGGCCTCCGAGACTCAGATGGCAATCGTCCATCGGAATCAGTTTGCCCGGCCGGAACAGGGTCGCCATATCGTTGCCCGTTTCGGCGCGGAATTTCGGCGCGAGATCAAGGCAGGTAAGCCCCGCTACAACCACTCCGGGAAGAGATTCGCTCATGATGCCCCACCGCCCCCTTCGGGGTAATCGCCGACCAGGAGATGCAGCGGCGGCTCATCTTCCTCGATTTCGGGAAAGCGGAGCTGGGGTTCCAGAAAGGCGTTGTCGCGGTGATCGTCATTCACCGCCGACACCTCGCCGACCAGAACCGGTCCGCAGCCGGCCTCCCCCCAGAAACTGTGGTAGAGCCGTGGCGTAAGGGTAATGCTCTCGCCCGGCTCCAGCCTCACGTCGGTCCCCGGCGGCACGGTCTGCATCACGCCGTCTTTGGAAAACGTCACGGGATCATCCGAAAGAGTCTCGTCTTCCGCGGCCGTGTGAACACGGAGAATCAGGGTCCCGCCCCCGCGATTGATGATGTCCTCGGTCTTCTTCCAGTGGTGGTGCGTGAGGGTGAGCTGGTTCTCGCCTACGATCATAATTTTTTCAGCATAGGGCTTGGGGTAGCGCGCGTCGCCCGGCACGCCGTTGCGCAGCGTAAAAAGCGTCAGGCCCTGTTCATGAAAGTGGCCCCGCCCGAAATCGGTCAAATCCCATCCGATCCCGCAGTCGATGATTTCACGTGCCTCCGAACCTCGCGCCCGAAACTCGTCGGGCGACCAGAAGGCCACCGGAGGGAGGACGAACTGCATGCGTTCAAAGAACGCCTTCGATTCGCGCAGGATTTCGTTGATCTCAGATCGTTTCATGTCACCCATTTCCTTCCGGCTACCATGATTTTCCATTGGCAAACTTCTGAATGATCCCCGCGATCGACGTCTTCAGGGCCTCCTGAGCGGGCTCGTAATAACGTCCCGCGAGCGAGGGCGTCCGCGTTTCCCGCGCCGCGGTCACGGCGGCGATCCAGACCTTATGAATATCCGTGCAGATATTGATCTTCGCGATGCCGCGCTCGATCGCCTGAAGAAGGAGTTCGTCCGTCACGCCAGAGCCGCCGTGCAGGACGAGCGGAAGCGGCACGCGATCGGCAATACGAGCGAGGCGGTCGAGGTCGAGGTTCGGTTCGCGCCGGTACTCCCCGTGCACGGTACCGATGCCGACGGCGAGACAATCGATCCCGGTCTCGGCGACGAAGCGTTCCGCCTCCTCCGGATCGGTCAGGCCCGCCTGCTCGTCGTCGACCTCTTCGAGATCGCCCTCGAACCCGCCTACATGGCCGAGCTCGGCCTCGATTGAACACGAGGCTTCGTGCGCCGCCCCGGCCGCCTCGCTCGAGGCGGCGATATTCTCTTCCAGCGGCAGGCGTGAGGCGTCGAGCATGACCGAGCTGAATCCGCCGTCCAGGCAGGTGCGCACTTCTTCCATCGAGGCCCCGTGATCCAGATGCAGGGCGGCGTCGATCCCGGCCTGTTCGACGTAGCATTCGACGATCGCCTTCATCGCCGCGGCGCCACCCATCAATTCATATTCCGCACGCGTGGCCTGGAAGATCACCGGCATGCGGCACTCGGCCGCCGCCTCGGCGATCGCGCGCGCACCGGCACTGCTCCAGCACTCGAATCCCCCGATCGCCATCCTCTTTCTGCGCGCTTCCACGAGCAACGCGTCCATCCGCATCAATCCCATCGGATCCCCTTCCTTTCCTGAGAGTCAGCAGCGCTATGGATTGTCTTTCGGAAACGTCGTGCGGCGCAGGATGGTCGACCCCATCGGCACGAGGGTCAGCGGGATCTCTTCTCCCGCGCCATTGACCATCCGACCCCGCAATCCGCACGTCGGCTCTTCCCACGGATTCAGAGGGTCCCCCTCCAGTGCGACGGGTTCGAAATCTTGGCGGGCCCCCTTGCCGTGGGGAACGGCATGAATCCAGTAGGTCCACTCCGCCCCTTCCTTCGGCGTATACTTCCTGCTTTGCAGTCGTGAGTCGGGATCGGCCTCGATGACCGTTTCCTCCAGACCACCCAGGGCCTCGCCCGGGGTAATCACCTCGCCCGCGCCCCCGGTCTTCCACACCTGGAGGCATGTCTCTTCCGCGGGAATGCTCAGGGCATATACGAGGGAACCGCGGCGCAGGGCGTATTCCCCGTTCGCCGCGAGCGCCTTTTCCACGACGGGACTGAACTCGACCGTCACGGTATGGCCGGATTTCCACTGTTTCGAGACCACCCAGTAATCACCGTCTTTCCGGATCGCGGCGTCCGGGGCCGTAACGGTCATATCGGCCTGCGAGGCCCTATGCGCCCGGGTGCGGTCGCGCAACAGCGCGGCCTCCGGCGTCAGGGCCTCCCGCGCCTCCCCTTCCCGCCGCGCCCAACCGGGCCGGCGCAGCCACAGCTCAAACGACACGGGACGCTCGACCTCGACCGTAAAGCGGATGGTGTCGCTGAACGGATAGTCGGTTTCCTCGCGAATCGTCACCCCCGTGCCGTTCACCTTCGTGGACACCCGGCTCGGTCCGTAGGCGACGGCCGCCAATCCCCCGCCATCGGCTGTCTTCATCCACATCATCTTCGTGTAGTACGGGGCGATACGGAACATGAGAAAGGAGCAGCACGGAGGCCCCTGCACGGGACGATACCAGTAATGACCCGCGTTGTGGCGAAACCGCGTGGCCGGTTCGGGGGGCATCGCGTAGCGGTTGTCGATGGTGAAGTAGCTGTTGGCCGTCCCATCCGGAAGGCGCCCCGCCTGGGCTGCGTTGAAGAAACAGCGTTCCGCGAGATCCGCGAACCGGGACTCGCCGGTCTTTTCGGCCGTGTAGAGCGCGGAGGCCGTCAGCTCCATCGTGTCACAGTACTCGTAGGCCGTCTCCGGCGTCGGCAGCCGGCGTTCGCGCCCTACGCCTTCGTCACTCATCACGCAGAAGGAGGGGAGGAGCGCTTCGCGCGTCTTATCCCAGGCCGCCTCCGCGGCCTCCCGGTATTTCGGGTCCCCGGTGGCGTACCAGGCCCAGACCGGAATACGGAGCTGCTCGGTCCAGTGAACCCCGTGCTGGGTGGCCGCGCGGGTCGGATCCAGCAGGCGCTTCAGCTTGATGTCATCGCCCCCCGCGTTCCCCTGTTCGAAATCCTCATAGATCCACAGCATATAGTCCCGATACGCCTCGTTGCCGGTGATGCGATAGAGCGTATGGGCCACTTCGGTCAGCACCAGTCCGTGGGAGACCGGTCCGGAAACGAAGGGGACCTCCGGTCGAGAAAAATACGATTGTTTCCCGCGGTTGTAGTGATCCATGTACCACCCCATCGCCCGCTCCACGGCCTCGAGCACCCGCGCATCGCCGGTGCCCTCGTACCAGGCCAGTAAGCCCATATACGTCCAGCCGGCCGTACAGAACTCCTCGTCATCGCCCACATGGCTGAGCCGGAGTTCGGGGGGATAGACGCCGAGATACCCGTTCTCCTCCTGGCTTTCGAGGAGGTAGTTCACGAAATCCTCCGCCTTCTCCAGCAGCGCCTCGTCCTGTGAGAGAATCGAAGCCCGGGCCAGCGAATCCATCCAGTACCCTTCGTGCGCCCCGTCGTAGAACCAGTATTCCGTTGAGTTCTGTCCCTTCGGCGCGCCGGCCTTCGAGGCGAAGACGCGGCGCTGCACGGCGGTGCAGAACTTGTCGAAATCCGGGAGCACACCCGTCGCGGCATCGCGCTCCAGTTGAGCCTGAATCCATCCCCCCGGCCGTACCGTTCCGAACGGGAGTTCTTCAAAGACCGGAACCGGTCGCTCCGCCGCGCTCATCACGCCCGTCCCCCAACCCAGCACCGCAACCATCAATCCGATGACTCGAATCCCTCGCATCATATCCTCTTTTGTTTGCCTGCACCTGAATAACGAGCGCTCGCGACTCTCCCGCAACCTTCCACTGTGCATGCCGGTGAGACGAACGAAACCAGCATTTTCTTCCAGCCATAGCCCCCGAACATGACGTTCCTCCCCTTCCTGTATCTCCCCCGATTTCGCGAATCGTAACGATACCTTACGAAATACATAAGTCGAGGATAAGCATCATGCACACTTCAAACAACCCGTGAATCGCCCGGCTCCGCTGTCGGGGCCACCGCTGCTGCCCTCACAGAATCGGCGTCATCAGCGAAAAGAGGTTTTCCTGAATACGTTGATACGCGGGTCGGCGCTGCCAGGAGGCGAGATCGATCTCTCGGCTGAGCGACTCGTCTTCCAGGATGATGCGTTTCATGACATCGACGAAGTGCTCGTCATAGACCACAAAGTTCGACTCGTAATTGAGACGAAAGCTGCGGATATCCATGTTGGCCGTACCGATCAGCGCGCAGCGCCCATCGACCAGCAGGGCCTTGGCGTGGATAAACGGCGGGGGGCGTTCAAAGATGCGCACCCCTGAATCGAGCAGATCCTCATACAGGGCGCGCCCGGCCATTCCGGCGTAATAGTGATTGTTCTTCTCCGGCACGATCAGGCGCACGTCGATGCCGCGCAGCGCCGCGGAACGGAGTCCGCGAAGGATATCGCGATTAGGAACAAAGTACGGGGTCACCGCAAGGACCTGTCGGCGCGCGGAGACGATGGAGAGAAAGAAGGCGTCCGCCATAACCTCCTGCCGGGAGGAAGGACCGCCGTTGATCATCCGGACCGCCGAGCGGCCGCAGGGTTCGAGCAGTGGAAAGTAGCGCTCCGTCAGGAGGCCATCGGGGGATTCTCCGGTCATGAAGTACCAGTCACGCAGGAAAGTAAACTGGATTTCCTGCACGATCGGGCCGCAACACCTGAAATGGTAATCGCGAATCGGGGAACGGCCGTCGATCGTGCGGTTGGCGTCGGAGAGATTCACACCGCCCGTGAAGGCGGTCCGGCCGTCGACGATCAGGACCTTACGGTGGTTGCGTAGATTGACCTGGAACTGGCGTTTGAGCGGGTTCGCCTGGGTCCAACCGGCAACGTGCAGGTGGGGGTGACGGCGATAGCGGCGGAACAGCCCCCCGAACACGGCGCGGGATGAGCCGAACCGGTCAAAGAGCACCCGCACCTCGACCCCCTCGTCCGCCTTCTCTGCGAGGGCATCGAGAAACTCCCGCCCTGTGGCGTCATTCCCGATAATAAAGCTCTGCAGGTGGATATGATCGCGGGCCGATCTGATCGACTCCAGCATCCGGGGAAACGCCTCGTCGCCGCTCACCAGCGGCCGGACCTCGTTGCCCTGCATCAGCGGGTGGTCCGGGGCGAGGGCCTCCGTGGCCAGGTTCAATTCACGTACAAAGCCGTCCTCCGGCACCCCGGACGCATCCTCGTGAACCGCCTGCCAGTGCGCGAGAGCCCGGGCTTCGCGAGCGCGCCGTTCGGCGAGAAACTGCTGATTATGCTGATGTTTCGCAAACCCCTTGGCGGGGATGCGGTCGATCCCGAACGACAGGTAGAGCAGCGGGCCGAGGACCGGAAACGACCAGGCGATGAAGATCCACAGCACGGCTGCGGCCGCCTCCCGGCGATCGCGCAGCAGATGCAGGCACACGAGCACAAAGGCAGTCACATGAAGCGCCCAGCCCACGCCGAGCCAGCCGCCCAGGCGATGAACCGTGGGCATCCAGTCCCACCCCGCGAGCACGTACACACAGACCTCCTTGCCAGACACGTATTCTTAACCCGGCGTATCGGGAAGTCAAACGAGGGGATGCGGAGAGGATGAGAGGATTGAGTGTGAAACCTGAAAGCTGAGACCTGAGTAAGAAATCAGAATCAGAATCAGAATCAGAGTTAGAGTCAGAGTCGGAATCAGAGTAAGAGAGCTCCCTTTCCGCATCCCGCAAACCACATCCCACTCTTTCCCCAGCCCCTCCTTGCCAACCCCGCGAGAACCTGTTTGACTGATCGCAGAGTCTTTCACGACACCATGCGACTGCTTCTCTACAACATACGATACGGCACGGGTCCGAACCGGTTCTTCCTGCCGTGCGGCGGTTACCTGGGTGACTCCACGCGCAATATCGAAGCCATCTCCGATTTTGTCGCCTCCTGCGAACCGGATGTGGCGGGTCTGGTGGAGGTGGACGAAGGTTCGTTCCGCACGGGACACCGGAACCAGGCGGAGCAGATGGCGGCCCGGCTGGGCCATTACCATATCTATCGCTCGAAGTACCATGCGGAGGGCTGGACGCGCTTCATCCCGGTCATGAATAAGCAGGGCAATGCCTTCCTCACGCGTGACTCGATCGAACCGGTATTTCACTACTTCAAGCGGGGCATGAAGAAGCTGATCATCGAACTCGAACTCGAGAACGTCGTCATCTTCCTGGTCCACCTCGCCCTGCAGTTCCGGACGCGCCACCAGCAGCTCGCCGAGCTGTACAACCTGGTCGAGCGGACCGAAAAACCCGTCATCGTGGCCGGTGATTTCAATGCGTTGTGGGGCGAAAACGAGATTGATCTCTTCCTCGGCGCGACCCGGCTGACCAGCGCCAACGAGAACCGGGTGCCGACGTTCCCGAGCTGGAAGCCGCGCCGCCACCTTGATTTTATTCTCCACAGCCCTGAAATACATTCCGTCCGATTCGACGTGCCGCAGGTGGAACTCTCCGACCATCTTCCGCTCGTCTGGGATTTCGAGGTCGAACCTCAACGTGCGACGCCATGAAGTGGCCGTCTTTCCTCAAGTCCGGAGATGACGCAACCCGCCCACGCATCGGGCTGGCCCTCGGCAGCGGGGCGGCACGCGGCTGGGCGCACATCGGGGTGATCGACACGCTCCTGGACGCAGGCGTGGACATCCACTGCGTGGCCGGCACCAGTATGGGCGCCCTGGTGGGCGGGGTCTACGCCGGGGGCGGACTGGAAGCCCTGCGGGAACTGGCGCTGAAGATGAACTGGCGCGATTTCCTCTACTACTTCGTCGAACCCCGCATTCCCCGTCAGGGCCTGATCGACGGGCACCACATCGAGCGCTGGCTCCGCGAGCGGGTGCCCTGCCGGGACATCGGTGAGATGGCTATCCCGTTTGCGGCGGTGAGCACGGACCTGCGGACCGGCTCGCCGCATGTCTTTCGCGAGGGGCCGCTCATCGAGGCGATACGGGCGAGCATCTCGCTTCCCGGCATGTTCTCTCCGGTGGCGTGCGGCGACCGCCTGCTGGTCGACGGCGGCCTGGTCAACCCTGTGCCGGTCGATGTGGCCCACGCCATGGGCGCCGACCGGGTGATTGCCGTCGAAATCAACTCCGCCCCGCGCTGGAACGAACGCACGGGCGACGATACACCTGCGTGGACCCAGTCCCCGGCTGCACCGCCGGGAAACACTTTTGAGAAGTTCCGCACCGCGATCGACGACCTCTTCTCCCACAGATCATCCGCGGCGCCATCCTGGCTCGAACAGGGTGAAGGCCCCAATCTGTTCGAAGTGCTCGGCCTGTCCATCCAGATCATGGAGGCCCGGATCTGCGACGCCCGTTTCCGCGACCACCCCCCGGACCTGCTCATCCGCCCCGAAATGCCCGGCATCCAGCTCCTCGATTTCGTCAAGGCCGACCGGGCGATCGAAGCGGGCCGGAGGGCCGCCGGCGAAATACTCCCCCGCGTCAGGGCGTGGTAGTCGCGCAAAAACGTGGTTCTTCGTGGTTTTTTTGTGGAACTACTGGAACCGTAGCGGCCGGATTAGAATTCCGCTCCCTCTTACTCTGATTCACGGCTGCGAGGCGCTACGGCCGCAGCATTTCTTGAATTTCCTGCCGCTGCCGCAGGGGCAGGCGTCGTTGCGGCCCACGTCCCGCCACGCCGATGCACCGCGCTCTCGCTGCGCGATGACGTCCATGATCTCGGAGGCCGGACGATTGGTTTGGATCAACCGCGTCATCTCCTGCATGTACGGATCGATGTGGGCGAAAAACGCCTGGAGGCCCTCGCAGAGATAGCACAGCCCCGCCTCGCCGTCGGCGGCGTGGAGAAAGCGCTGCTTGGGACACTCGCCGTTGCATGCGAAGCGCCACGGACAGCGCAGGCACTGTTCGGGCAGCGCCTCGTACTTGGCGTCGCCGAAGGCCTTCTGACGCGGCGATTCGACCATCTCCACCATCGACCGTTCGGTGATGTTGCCGAGCAGGTACTCCGGATAGACGTAGTGATCACAGGAGTAGAGATCGCCGTTGTGCTCCAGCACCAGCGCCTTTCCGCACGTCTTCCGGAAGACGCAGACCCCGCCCGGAAACCCCGCCCAGTTGGCCAGCGAGGAATCGAAGACATTGACGAAGAAACGACCGACATCGTGCCGGACCCACTCGTCGAAAATCGCCGTCAGAAACTTACCGTAGGCCTGAGGCCGTACGCTCCAGGAGGTCACCGGCGATTCCCCGTCCTCCCACTCCCCCACGGGCGGCGGGACATCGAGTTCGAGCCCGATCTCGCGGGCCTGCGCATCCGCCTTACGCTCCACCAGCGGGATAAACTGCATGTGGCGGGCGCCGATCTGCTTCAGAAAGCGGTAGACCTTCAGCGGATGTTCCGACGTCAGACGGTTCACGCAGGTCAGCGTATTGAACTCCACGTCCCTTTTTCTCAGCGCTTCCAGCCCGGCCATCACCTTGTCGAAGGCGGGGTTCCCGGCGCGGTCCACACGGTAGTAGTCGTGCAGATCGGAGGGGCCGTCGACGGACAGCCCGACCAGAAAATCATTTTCTTTCAGAAAAGCGGCCCACTCGTCGTTCAGCAGCGTGCCGTTGGTCTGCAGGGAATTATGGACCCGCTTACCGTCGGCATACTTCCGCTGCAGCTCGACCACTCGGCGAAAGAAGTCGATGCCCAGCAGCGTGGGCTCCCCGCCCTGCCAGCCGAACTCGACCTCGTCGACCTCCTGGGCCGCGATGTACTGGCGCACGAACGACTCCAGCACGTCGTCGGCCATGCGGTAATCGTGCGCCTCGCCGTAGAGGGCGCGTTTTTCGAGATAGTAGCAGTACCGGCAGGCCATGTTGCACACCGGTCCGATAGGCTTGACGAGCACATGAAAGCTGCGCGGCGCTCTACCGGCCGCAGTGTCCGTGGACATAAAAAACCTCCGCTTCAAGTGGGATTCGACAGTCTATCAATGCGGAGGTTCACTGGAAACGATAAGGCGGAGGAATTTCCTGAAGATCGCCTCGCGCAGGATACGAAGATCTTCGCGGATCGACCGGTGATAGGCGTAGTAGAGGCAGTCGCACAACGTATCGCTCTCGGCGTGTCCGGTGGCGTAGGAGAAGACCCCGGGGAAATAGATGTTCAGGTCCTCGAGACCGGATTTCGCGGTGTCGGCATCCAGCAGCGGCTGGCCGCAGAGCCGGAAACGACCGGTGAGTACGCGCCCGAGCAGCGGCCACCGGTCGAGGTTCAGTCCCTCAAACAAGCGCACCAGCCGATTGCGGCGCGCCACGTTCAGCAGCGGCACCCGGTGCGTACGGCGCAGGTGGATTCCGTAGACCTCCCGCTTCTCGAACCGCGCCGCCCCGGAGATCCGGAGCGCGAGGGTGCCGGCGAGAAAGGGGATCAGCTGCACGATCCAGAGAACCAGTGCGACCGGGTACTCGAGGACGAACCGCACCGAATCCCGGGCGGCTCCGCTCCCGCCCGTTTCGGCGAGCAGCCAGGGATCGGTAAGATCGATAAAATCGCCGCTCTCGGGATCGATCAGCCTCCGGCCGGCGATGATCTTGTTGCGGACCTCGAGATTGGTGCCGATGTAGCTGTGCCCCAGCACCACGCAGTCGGAGAGTTCGCAATGACGCTCGACAATGACGCGGTCGCCGATGACCGCGTGCGGACCGATGGTGCAGAGAGGTCCGAAGCGGCAGTCATTACCGATAATGACCGGAGGGCGGAATTCGGTCGACGAGGGGATGATGACATTGAGCCCGATGTGGTTCCCTTTCTGAAAGGCGTAGCCCGGGCGGACGTAGCGCTTGGCCTCCCCGGCGGCGAAGTCCATGTTGAGCCGGCAGTACTCCTGAGTGGAGCGGATCTCCTGCGGTTGAATATCGAGGTGCTCCCACCCGCCCGGTTCAAGCACTCCATCGAGCCAGGCCTGCACGTGGGCGGGATCGGAGGCCGCCAGCGCCAGCGCCTCACCCTGTGCATAGAGCGCGGGTTCCGCGGGCGGACCTGCTTCTCTGCATTCGTCGTAGGAGGCGCCGCGGCGGAGAAACACGGGGCCGGAGAGCGCAAGCACGCCCCCCTCCCACAACTCCGGATGTCCGGCGAGGTAGTCCCGGATCGTCTGTCCCGGATTGAGAAAGCTGAATTGCGCACGGATGCCC
It contains:
- a CDS encoding endonuclease/exonuclease/phosphatase family protein — protein: MTDRRVFHDTMRLLLYNIRYGTGPNRFFLPCGGYLGDSTRNIEAISDFVASCEPDVAGLVEVDEGSFRTGHRNQAEQMAARLGHYHIYRSKYHAEGWTRFIPVMNKQGNAFLTRDSIEPVFHYFKRGMKKLIIELELENVVIFLVHLALQFRTRHQQLAELYNLVERTEKPVIVAGDFNALWGENEIDLFLGATRLTSANENRVPTFPSWKPRRHLDFILHSPEIHSVRFDVPQVELSDHLPLVWDFEVEPQRATP
- a CDS encoding anaerobic sulfatase maturase — encoded protein: MSTDTAAGRAPRSFHVLVKPIGPVCNMACRYCYYLEKRALYGEAHDYRMADDVLESFVRQYIAAQEVDEVEFGWQGGEPTLLGIDFFRRVVELQRKYADGKRVHNSLQTNGTLLNDEWAAFLKENDFLVGLSVDGPSDLHDYYRVDRAGNPAFDKVMAGLEALRKRDVEFNTLTCVNRLTSEHPLKVYRFLKQIGARHMQFIPLVERKADAQAREIGLELDVPPPVGEWEDGESPVTSWSVRPQAYGKFLTAIFDEWVRHDVGRFFVNVFDSSLANWAGFPGGVCVFRKTCGKALVLEHNGDLYSCDHYVYPEYLLGNITERSMVEMVESPRQKAFGDAKYEALPEQCLRCPWRFACNGECPKQRFLHAADGEAGLCYLCEGLQAFFAHIDPYMQEMTRLIQTNRPASEIMDVIAQRERGASAWRDVGRNDACPCGSGRKFKKCCGRSASQP
- the cls gene encoding cardiolipin synthase, which produces MYVLAGWDWMPTVHRLGGWLGVGWALHVTAFVLVCLHLLRDRREAAAAVLWIFIAWSFPVLGPLLYLSFGIDRIPAKGFAKHQHNQQFLAERRAREARALAHWQAVHEDASGVPEDGFVRELNLATEALAPDHPLMQGNEVRPLVSGDEAFPRMLESIRSARDHIHLQSFIIGNDATGREFLDALAEKADEGVEVRVLFDRFGSSRAVFGGLFRRYRRHPHLHVAGWTQANPLKRQFQVNLRNHRKVLIVDGRTAFTGGVNLSDANRTIDGRSPIRDYHFRCCGPIVQEIQFTFLRDWYFMTGESPDGLLTERYFPLLEPCGRSAVRMINGGPSSRQEVMADAFFLSIVSARRQVLAVTPYFVPNRDILRGLRSAALRGIDVRLIVPEKNNHYYAGMAGRALYEDLLDSGVRIFERPPPFIHAKALLVDGRCALIGTANMDIRSFRLNYESNFVVYDEHFVDVMKRIILEDESLSREIDLASWQRRPAYQRIQENLFSLMTPIL
- a CDS encoding patatin-like phospholipase family protein is translated as MKWPSFLKSGDDATRPRIGLALGSGAARGWAHIGVIDTLLDAGVDIHCVAGTSMGALVGGVYAGGGLEALRELALKMNWRDFLYYFVEPRIPRQGLIDGHHIERWLRERVPCRDIGEMAIPFAAVSTDLRTGSPHVFREGPLIEAIRASISLPGMFSPVACGDRLLVDGGLVNPVPVDVAHAMGADRVIAVEINSAPRWNERTGDDTPAWTQSPAAPPGNTFEKFRTAIDDLFSHRSSAAPSWLEQGEGPNLFEVLGLSIQIMEARICDARFRDHPPDLLIRPEMPGIQLLDFVKADRAIEAGRRAAGEILPRVRAW